In Candidatus Methylomirabilota bacterium, a single window of DNA contains:
- a CDS encoding response regulator, with product MSKKKILLIDDEEDCCMMLKLNIETTTEYEALVATSGEAGLELIKRHNPDLVLLDILMPGMDGIETLKRIKATTPDLPVAMVTAVHKEEEAKKCFDLGAYEYITKPVDFEYLNTALLVQLF from the coding sequence ATGTCTAAGAAGAAGATCTTGCTTATCGACGACGAGGAAGATTGCTGCATGATGCTGAAGCTCAATATCGAGACGACCACTGAATACGAAGCGTTGGTGGCCACCAGCGGTGAAGCGGGCCTCGAGCTCATTAAGAGACACAACCCGGACCTGGTGCTCCTCGATATTTTGATGCCAGGTATGGACGGGATAGAGACCCTGAAGCGGATCAAGGCCACCACCCCAGATCTTCCGGTAGCGATGGTTACGGCCGTCCATAAGGAAGAAGAGGCGAAAAAGTGCTTTGACTTGGGGGCGTACGAGTACATCACCAAACCGGTTGATTTCGAGTACCTCAACACCGCACTGTTGGTTCAGCTCTTCTAA